From a region of the Panicum virgatum strain AP13 chromosome 2K, P.virgatum_v5, whole genome shotgun sequence genome:
- the LOC120692490 gene encoding uncharacterized protein LOC120692490 codes for MRGRREKIAWAPRAPATGCAPLVARRDWTECTGSRAARPLPSLRSIAPGSAPRAARSARLCLRIVLLRTESSRSARLRLLAGGYRDLGFQASAVDSSCPHYCPRRNSGAGIGVISAMEEGLRCEALPGDGHAVDGAEGSDGHAVDGTAGSDGHATDGAEGGVPATSLGDREQAILSSSILRLNAPSENHDVACDRGEEEQQIPHVGAVEIEVPNEDVVDKYAEMAPKVGMTFDREKKAYEMYNTYAGLVGFSVRKSMTKRRKSDDSLSQMDCAKDRSRAQPLSCQSK; via the exons ATGCGCGGGAGGCGGGAAAAAATTGCATGGGCGCCGCGCGCACCAGCGACGGGGTGCGCCCCCCTCGTGGCGCGTCGGGATTGGACGGAGTGCACGGGGTCTCGCGCGGCTCGCCCCCTCCCGTCCCTGCGCTCGATCGCTCCCGGCTCGGCCCCTCGTGCGGCTCGTAGCGCTCGGCTCTGCCTGCGAATCGTCTTGTTGCGAACTGAATCGTCTCGTAGCGCTCGGCTCCGCCTGCTAGCGGGAGGCTATCGTGACCTAGGTTTCCAGGCGTCTGCTGTCGATTCGTCTTGCCCGCACTACTGCCCACGGCGGAACAGTGGCGCCGGAATAGGTGTCATCTCAGCTATGGAAGAAGGGCTGCGCTGCGAAGCCCTACCCGGCGACGGCCATGCCGTGGACGGAGCAGAAGGCAGTGACGGCCACGCCGTCGACGGAACAGCAGGCAGCGACGGCCACGCCACCGACGGGGCAGAAGGCGGCGTGCCCGCGACGTCCCTGGGCGATCGCGAGCAAGCTATTCTGTCGTCGTCGATCCTCAG ATTAAATGCTCCTTCTGAGAATCATGATGTTGCTTGCGATCGTGGAGAAGAGGAACAACAAATACCACATGTTGGAGCAGTGGAGATTGAAGTACCAAATGAG GATGTGGTTGATAAATATGCTGAGATGGCACCTAAAGTTGGAATGACTTTTGACCGTGAGAAAAAAGCTTATGAGATGTACAATACCTATGCTGGACTTGTTGGCTTCAGTGTTAGAAAGAGCATGACGAAGCGCCGCAAATCAGATGATAGTTTATCTCAGATGGACTGTGCAAAAGATCGTAGTAGAGCACAACCATTATCTTGCCAGTCCAAATAA